TAAACATAGCAACGCTAGAAGACATAGGTGGAACCACAGATCTCAAAGGAATCCAAAGTGGGCTAAttagatatctaaaatttgaaatctaacTATCAAAGTCTAACCGACCATCTTCCAtacttttttttgttgctcCACATCTTCATACTCATAATCAGGCTCGAATAGGCATCACTAAATCATCCTTAAGCAAGAGCCGATATTTCGAACCCGACAGTTACTTTTAATGCGGAAGGATTAGATCAGAGGTAaataacacttgatatgaataaatcgcacgaagggagtaaaaagaaagaaattctcctattaagtatcttgtagcctctcgaagataagtacggacgtctacgtaccgatccgcaagactctactagacaccctgctctttaacttataagaccggtgaacctagtgctctgataccaattgtcacgacccaaaaactgaggtcatgatggcacacatctcaaaacccaatctgatgtgtaaccctaaaaataaaactcatacaagactcccaaaggggaaagtgatgccacgatttaaataaaaagaaaaaaaaaataaagaaattatcccaaaacctggtgtcataagtataaagagcatctaatacaaggttcgaatctgaagatacaacataagtctctgaatgatacaaaagactgaaaaataaagatagactagtgacgatccgaattctaggacctcaccactaatctgagaatacacaatccgctagaatattaactgccacgtggggtaccccgactagtatctgcatcaaaaagggacacagaagtaggggtgagtacaattcacatgtactcagtaggttttagctgactgagtataaggaattaatcaaacctatgaaataaactaaggaacgcttccacctgcatacagaaaagtcccacttcggcatcggtgctgccagtttatatatatattggcgcgagtaaagtaaacccataataacagctcataatcacaattaatcagataattcaagcagcacagatatcaatgcaatgcaatgcaatatgatgatgcaatgatgtggtggtacggtggaatcaagactatcgcacagcctgtcgtatacacctgccgagctgtgctaccaagcaggacccatgggggtctcgcagaccatatacctcaatcacaatatctcattatccttgccacctcctcgtggtcaagggatcacaatgcatccactaccctgccggaaaactgcctcggtcagggactcaagatacaaaggttaggatcacaatgcatccactaccctgccggaaaactgcctcggtcagggactcaagatacaaaggttgggatcaaaatgtatccactaccctgccggaaaactgcctcggtcagggactcaagatacaaaggttgggatcacaatgcatccactaccctgccggaaaactgcctcggtcagggactcaagatacaaaggtttaaaggtgtttcattttctttctcaaaaagaatttccatatttctcaacttcccatgtttcatgatatgatgaatgaggatgaatgcatcaaaacacatatgcatggaagtaataatcaactcacatgtggtataaggttcaaagttctcaaaacttaacctacacatgctattcaccctcaataaatagtaacggggagaacacactttcatttaaatattcacccttttctcaacaatatttcaatactcaagtatgcttaaaacccccaactcaatctctcaggcagcatcacaagtcaaataatatactcaagcctctctcttaggcaaatcataattcacatgctctcaaagcaaataagataacaaataaggcccccacacgggctatgtaatacaaataaaccccgtcacggcaacacattaataaataagcctccacacggacatcacaatatatataacattctcaactcatactacaaccccatcccaaagtctataacatatgaatgactaattaccccatctcaatctcaaagaaagatagccaaacctacctcaattgccgaagccgcactcgaatacctccaccggacaagcaactctcgaattcagcgcccggaatgacaacccactatcaacaatgaaacatacacgtcacaaggagtccaatgacacccatattgataggtttcggaaccgggggtaaaatggtccaaaaattaactattttcgaaaagggtcaaatctggaaatttattgaacaatcccattctattggtaataaggaactcatggttgaaaaacccataaaaatagagctcaaaacgagttggaaatcacaattttccttaaattcggattagggaagaaacaaagatttttggggtttgaaactaaaatttaagagttaaaatcgtcaaaaacttaatgaaaaaggaaggttttaggtcaaaaatcacttacccaacactttgcctcaaaaatctcttctcaaatcacctcaaggagttcaagaactcaaacaaatgatgaaaaatattgaaatgggaagaaaggggcattttctgcccaaaaagttactgttcacgcgtgttactgttcacgcgtgttttgtacaaattttcgaaaatcaccctcaaggtcattacaccaGATTAGTTAAGCCACAAGGTACTGAACACCAAGCGGAAAACccataaacaaaaagaaaaaaagaggcaGCAGAATGTACAAATTTTTTATAAAGAGGTGAAATGAAGGCCAAAATTGAGAAGTAAATCCACAAATGGTCAATGACCGTTAGATGGTACTGCATTTTAACTTATGCTGCATATTTCACAGAACAATAATTTTACAGAATCGCAATTACACTCGCTTAtaagtttgaattttttacAGGATTTCGCTTTTGAATCAAATATCAGGACCCCTGTATTTGTCGCAGCCTAGAAATTGTCAGATCTGCACCACCAAATCCATCCATTATTGCTTTAGCTCCAGGAAACTCAGCTCTGGCCGTCGAACTTTCacacataaaaaaaagaatattattatttaaaaaagatATCCAGCAATGTTTATACTAATAACATATTCAACATCGTATGTATAAaacaaattaacagaaaataaatTAGTCAAACACTAATTTAGCAGGATGGATGTGGTACTAGTCTTACCGTGGAATCAAGTGATATATTTTCACCCACATATAACATAAGATTTATACAACCCATCCCAGCTAATGTGGGATAGATAGGGAATAGctaaaaagggcagtccggtgcactaaaactcTCGCTATGAGCAGGGTCCGGAGAAGgacccaaccacaagggtctattgtatgcagtcttaccttgcatttctgccagaggctgtttccaaggcttgaacccgtgacctcctggtcatatggcagcaactttaccagttactccaaggctccccttcgaTAGGGTATAGCTAATTGATTGATATATGCCTACTGTTAAAGATAAAAAGTATTTCTATTGCATTCAAGATTTTGGTATTTAAACGTGATTTTGAAAAATCAACCTGCTCCGGACCACAACGCAAGGCATGCCAATTTGCTCTGCTCCAGCAACCCCAGATAGACTTCCGGAAACAAGCACACAATTGTGCACAGGTACATTGGCATATTCTGCCCCAGCCCTCAGTGCAGCCAAAACATTCTGCAATCTATATTGGAAGAAACTAAAGTATAAGACTTGACCACATTTAAATAGTTGAACAACAGACCTACTGTGTGCCAAATTGCACTATGCACTCAATACAAATACATAAATTTCAGATAATCCCCAAATGCTTCTGAATATTTTGTCTTCAACTACAAATCAAAGCTCCAAAAGTGAGCTATATGATCCAGTACGTCACATGGACTCTTATTGCACCTTTGACATACTGCTGTCCAGCCTGTAATATATTGGTATATGGCTATTTCACAACATATTCTTCAAAATACACTGAACATTCAAGGTCTCTATATTAATCCATAATAATATCTAGTATTTGCACCCAATTCCGTGTAGCACCACTGATATTGATTTGGCAGTTGTTCCTAAGATTCAAAGATCTCTGTAACAAATAGACTAGTCACTTACTAGTTTGATCAATGTGATTTCAAGAATCAAGGAATTCATTCAAACATGACCATGCCAAATAAGAGTAATGAGTGAAGGATTTGCATGGATCCTTCAAAATACACTGTAAAAACTTGCACAAAATTGATCTTACTTCTACCAGATAAAAACCTTCAGCCAATATTTTATACCTTTGTGCATGTAACATGGTCTGAAATAGCACAAATGAGATCAATAAGAAGCTGATGTGTTTAGTATGATCCACCAGAAATGGAGAAGTAATTTCTTTATGGACCAGAGTTCgtcttcctcttttttttttttggaaaatctcaTTGGACCAGAATTAATTCACAGCAAATAAATTCCTTTTTCCCTTGAGCATATCTCAAAGTACCACTAGATACATGAGATCTCCAGCTTCAAAGAATGTGGTAAACAACATATTAGCACCCTCCATCAAGCATCTCAATTCTAGTTAATTGTTGATAAGATACCCAACCATGTCGGGATTGAAGTGTAGTTGATTATTGATTTTGACAAGCTTAATCAAGCATCTTCATCCAGGCAATATAATGTTGTGGTGTAAAACTGAAGATAAACcatcaaaacaacaacaaaataaattaaaaatacaacaACGAAGAGAATGATAGAACTAACCCTTCACTTGAAGTAGTATCAATGTTGACAGTCAACTTTAGTATGGAAGCAACCTCCTTAGCAATTCTTTGCTCCTCAGCGGAAACTGGGTGAAAATAATATAGAGGAGGTGTgcagtttcttatgttttaatatGGTACAAAGAGAGGCAACCAGCTTGTGCCATGAAATTTTAGCAGATTGTGCAACGAAATTGAACCAGATTGTCTGAGGCAATTTACCTGCTTTTCTTGCTTCTTTAGCCAGTTTCTCACCTAGGTCAAATGCCACCCCTTCGCCAAATACAAGTTGTCCATAGGAACTTCGTTTTACCTCCTCAATTccaattatttttatcttttccaTTTTATCATTTCCAAGCTTCTCAATGATAGATCTGTAGTGAATCAAAGAACTGGTTACTTTTCCATTGATTGGCAGAAAGTATGCAGTCAGAACTCTTTCACATCCAAACCCAATTTCATACGGATGGAAACCCAAACGAGTTTTTTGCCAGGCAAGTGAGAAGTATCATTAAAGTTGGATAAAATGGGAATCACTGCACACGACAACTAACAGTCCTTTGAATAACTAATGTTGCTACTTACTTTAGAGATTTTAATTATTTCCTTCTATGAATTAACCTGCAGAATCATTTAGTTTATATGACGACGTTCTAGCAACAAAGACCATAAAAAAGCCGCCTAGTATATAATCTAGATCCAAGAAACAgattgtttttttaataaaaatgatgTTCGGGCCATTTTGCACACACATTGACAATTCTACTGGCTGCCTACTACCCCCCACAGAATAGGTAGTACAAGGTAACTTTGTCCACCAAGGCATAGGCAGATGGAAAAATCACCTAGTGTGTTTTGTCTCTCATCGTTTTCACCCACTTCGTCAACCACTATGACACACCCTTCGGTGCTTTAACAAACGGCAATTTAACACTGAAAGATTCCCAAATTCAACAGTTTCAAGTGTTCGGCATCAGCAATTTCAGTCTTTAGATGTTAGACCAACTTATTCAGTTTCATTCAACCCTACCTCACCCTAAAGCTATATAAAAGAACTTACTGttcgagaaaaaaaaaatcttacaaATTCATATTTGAAATGCAAAGAGTTGAAATTAGCAGTAAACCTGACTTGTTTCTCCCCACTTTTACAGTAGGCTGTCAGCATCACTACTGGGACACCTTCTTCACATGCTTCATCAATAAATCTGCAAATTTCATACTAGAATTTATTAAGAGAAATATGACAAAACTAAGGAAAATCAACCAACTGAATTAATAAATACAAAGACCAAGGAATCAAACCAACTGTACACCGGTTATCGAGATGCTGAAGAGTTAGCCTGACATGCTAAATATTCTAACCTGTAAACTTCTTAGGAAATTATGAGAATTATTGTTGAAATTGTTAGAACTAAATCTAAAGATCAGTGACGTGATAAATTGCTCAACACATAAAAATTTAGATTCTAAAAACCATTGAGCTTAGCAATGTTATGTGGAACTTGGGAGTGAATGTTGGGCCGCTAAAATCCAATACATCCACAAGATGAGTGTCGTAGAGATGCAAATGCTAGATGGATATGCGGTCGTACAAGACTctataagattagaaatgaTCGTAGAGACGGGCTGAATCATGGGAGGTAAGCTGGCCTGGGAAGATGTTGTGGAAGAATAAAGCTCCTCCAAAAGTGGCTTGTTTTGGCCGGGTAGCAGCTAGGAATGCTTGCCTCACTCAAGATATGCTTCAGATAAGGGATTCACCCTATGTAGTAGGTGATGTCTGCAGAATTCAAATTTTTGGTGTAACAGCTATCCCAGATCTCTTAGCTTGTACTTTTCTGTACCACTGGTATGCATGGGCGGAGACCAGTTATAGCAAAACAGCCCAATACCACATTAAGCGGTTATGTGTGGGATCCAAGTTGATAAATAGCACATTCCAGGAAAAATAGGCTGCTGTAAATTGTTGAGTGAAGAGTCTAATTCCTCTTATCTCCACTCTTAGTCTGAGCTTATCATCTCCCTTCTTCCGCTATCAATCCCTAATCTTACTTTCGATATTTCTGTATGTTTGTCTGGTGCTTTTACCATTTGAGTTGTTGCATTTACTTTCTGGAGTTGTAATTGAACTTTAGACTTACTAATATAGTTGAGAAGTTGGTTGTTGCTACATTAGATTTGAGTTCATTACATTCTTGGTACCTTTTCAATCAATTTTAACCTATcttatataaaagaaaatgatgGCATCCGCGAGAAGGTTCATGTAGCAAATATCGAGGATAAAATAAGAGAAGGTCGCTTGAGATGGTATGATCATGTCCAGTGCCGACCGGCAGATGCATAAGTGCACATATGTGAGATCATGGTAGGTGAAGGTGTTAAGGGACCGAGGTAGAGCTAAAATCACTTATACGAAAGTTGCTTGAAGGATCTACAATATCTTGGAATCCATGTAGACTTGGCGAAAGATTAGACACAACGAGAGAAAATTATCTATATACCTAATACTTATTAGTTGAGGATATGTTTCGCCATGTTAGCACTTTTACTCTACATTCTATGCTTTTTAGAAGTTGGATTTATATGCCACTAGAAAATATAAGGAACTtcaagtaattattttttttattttgcttaATATTATCATGATATGAATTTAAGTGGAGTAGCATGGTCAGTGAGGATTCATACAGCCGATCCCAACTAGTTTGGGATTGAAGTAGTTGTTATTGTAAACCATTAGCTTAGAACACAACCTAAACACTCAAAAGTGTCGAGGATCCGAAGATTGTTACATGGCAAAAGTCACAATATCTGAACTACAATCGGGTCTCAGAACTTCTGGGTGTGGAAAGATATAGCTCAATGAAACTGACAAGGAACCATTACTTCTATACATACAGAAAAGTTGTAGATTTCCTCTGGTTGAGTTTGTCCCCGAATTTCTATAGGAAGGGACAAGAGAGGTCATAACCCATATGGTAAAGCAAACAAGGATTAACCCCAAAGGAACCTATTGCTTCAACTACTTCATGAACCTATTGCATATTTAACTCCACTCTGATACAGACTATCACCAAACAATGAGGACTAAGACTTGGATCTCAAGATTAGTCTGATACCAACTCAAATTGGAAAACATTGAATAACCTAGGCTTTTGAATGGGCTCACTCTAAGATTTGCTGAAATAATAGGAGAAAAATCTGAATAGCctcaattattaattaaaaaaacccTAAAACCTGACAGCAGCATATAATACTAAAAAGTAAAATCAACACATAAATCTTTAAACAAACAATGGAAACATGATTCAGAGCTTCAACCTTGTGAAAGATAATCTATGGAAACATGATTCAGAGCTTCAACCTTGTGAAAGAAAATCTTTCTCCTCTTTTTACACTCAGTGCTCAGCATTACAGCATTACCCAAATAAAAGAATGGAGTAACCATATGAGACCTCACTCTGATGCAAGGTTAAAGGAGAAATCATCCGCATGGCTCAAAAATCATTGAAGTTCAGACAAGGATATTACTTCATCATGAAATAGATGATCATTTGTGGAGAAAACTAAATACATGTAACACATGAACAAATGACTTGAACCAAGTAAAAGTACTTACTCTTCAACACCAGGTCTTAAAGGTAAGGTTTTTGACATGACAAGTTC
The sequence above is a segment of the Solanum dulcamara chromosome 11, daSolDulc1.2, whole genome shotgun sequence genome. Coding sequences within it:
- the LOC129872295 gene encoding CBBY-like protein; this translates as MAMEAASSCLVFDTLRFCTKYSNFPRKHLQFPSFFAKNFNSSIGKLYSHGLFVNSSSSFSNSTQETPSQQLALLLEVEGVLMDVDRLGNRQAFNAAFRKLGLDCANWSQPVYQDLVKKSMGDEERMLVLFFNRIGWPTSLPTSEKETFMKSVLREKRIALDELVMSKTLPLRPGVEEFIDEACEEGVPVVMLTAYCKSGEKQVRSIIEKLGNDKMEKIKIIGIEEVKRSSYGQLVFGEGVAFDLGEKLAKEARKAVSAEEQRIAKEVASILKLTVNIDTTSSEGLQNVLAALRAGAEYANVPVHNCVLVSGSLSGVAGAEQIGMPCVVVRSSSTARAEFPGAKAIMDGFGGADLTISRLRQIQGS